In a genomic window of Siniperca chuatsi isolate FFG_IHB_CAS linkage group LG1, ASM2008510v1, whole genome shotgun sequence:
- the LOC122876868 gene encoding high choriolytic enzyme 1-like produces the protein MTPSASLLLLLLLLGLSQALPLQEEGSKEEVQDTVDITTRILTSNNATNENLLEGDLLAPRTRNAMMCWSQNCLWRKASNGLVMIPFTISNVFTSGEKQMINQAMQAFHSKTCIRFVPRKNEYDYISIENKEGCFSALGREGGSQVLSLNRQGCFVSGIMQHEMNHALGFQHEQTRSDRDSYVRINWENINPQMAYNFYKQATNNLNTPYDYSSIMHYGKTAFSIQSGRDSMTPIPNPNVEIGQRQGLSYWDITRIKLLYGC, from the coding sequence ATGACTCCGTCTgccagcctgctgctgctgctgctcctgctcgGCCTCTCTCAGGCACTTCCTCTCCAGGAGGAAGGAAGCAAAGAAGAAGTCCAGGACACCGTCGACATCACCACCAGGATTCTGACCTCCAACAATGCCACCAACGAGAACCTGCTGGAAGGAGACCTGCTGGCTCCCAGAACCAGAAAcgccatgatgtgctggtcccAGAACTGCCTGTGGAGGAAAGCTTCCAACGGCCTGGTGATGATCCCCTTCACCATCAGCAATGTGTTCACCAGCGGGGAGAAGCAGATGATCAACCAAGCCATGCAGGCCTTCCACAGCAAAACTTGCATCCGCTTCGTCCCCCGAAAGAACGAGTACGATTACATAAGCATTGAGAACAAAGAAGGATGTTTCTCTGCTCTGGGCAGAGAGGGAGGCAGCCAGGTGCTCTCTCTCAACAGGCAGGGCTGCTTCGTCTCCGGCATCATGCAGCACGAGATGAACCACGCTCTGGGCTTCCAGCACGAACAGACCAGGAGCGACCGCGACAGCTACGTCAGGATCAACTGGGAGAACATCAACCCGCAGATGGCCTACAACTTCTACAAGCAGGCCACCAACAACCTGAACACTCCCTATGACTACTCCTCCATCATGCACTATGGAAAAACAGCCTTCTCCATCCAGTCCGGGAGGGACTCCATGACCCCCATCCCCAACCCCAACGTCGAGATCGGCCAGAGGCAGGGCTTGTCCTACTGGGACATCACGAGGATCAAGCTGCTCTACGGCTGCTAA